From one Enterococcus sp. DIV2402 genomic stretch:
- a CDS encoding amino acid ABC transporter permease, whose amino-acid sequence MDYSFLSTYYNYFISGTLVTLIISFITIILGTILGVIFALMKLSSVRPFRWLANIYIEVFRGTPMLVQILISIGLLHKVFNLPTIPIGVLDIDFGRLLPGIIALSLNSGAYVAEIVRAGINAVEVGQSEAAGSLGLRPAQTMRYVILPQAMRNILPPLGNEFIVLIKDSSLLSTIGIYELMNSAQIVITSSFIPMKPLYVAASIYFILTFTTSQILKIWEKKLGKGYRR is encoded by the coding sequence ATGGATTACTCTTTTTTATCTACGTATTATAATTATTTTATTTCTGGCACACTCGTGACCTTGATTATTTCATTTATCACGATTATCTTAGGTACGATATTGGGCGTTATCTTTGCTTTAATGAAATTGTCGTCTGTACGTCCTTTCCGTTGGCTTGCAAATATTTATATTGAAGTTTTTCGTGGAACCCCAATGTTAGTACAAATTTTGATTAGTATTGGATTGCTGCATAAAGTTTTTAATTTGCCAACAATTCCAATTGGCGTGTTAGATATTGACTTTGGTCGCTTATTACCAGGGATTATCGCACTGTCTTTGAACTCTGGTGCTTACGTTGCTGAGATTGTTCGGGCAGGAATTAATGCAGTAGAAGTTGGGCAATCAGAAGCAGCAGGGTCGTTAGGATTACGACCAGCTCAAACCATGCGTTACGTTATCTTGCCACAAGCAATGCGTAATATTTTACCGCCATTAGGAAATGAGTTCATTGTCTTGATTAAAGATTCATCTTTACTTTCGACAATTGGTATTTATGAACTGATGAATAGTGCTCAAATTGTGATTACTTCGTCCTTTATTCCAATGAAGCCACTGTATGTTGCGGCATCTATTTATTTCATTTTAACTTTCACTACTTCACAAATTTTGAAGATATGGGAGAAAAAATTAGGCAAAGGCTATCGCCGGTAA
- a CDS encoding transporter substrate-binding domain-containing protein, with protein sequence MKKIIGLTSIVIGLFALAACGGGETAGSGSSKASEATNQLEEIKEAGVLKVGTSADFAPFEFHAMIDGKDTIVGADIDMVNALAKELGIPKVEFSDMEFNAVLAALEQGQVDIAVSGISATEERKKSIDFTMNYFLPEQKVIVHKDNLDKYKEVSDLSGKKVGAQKGSIQESIVKDQLPDSQIVSVPKVPSLVLELKQGSIDALVAESAVAESYVGQNDDIAIADVALETAEDEAYAIALPKGSTELQEALNEALQKLIDDGEIAEFVQKNTDLANENASK encoded by the coding sequence ATGAAAAAAATAATTGGTTTAACGAGTATCGTAATAGGTTTATTTGCTTTAGCAGCTTGTGGTGGTGGTGAAACAGCTGGTTCAGGTTCTAGTAAAGCTTCTGAAGCAACTAATCAATTAGAAGAAATTAAAGAAGCAGGCGTGCTTAAAGTGGGAACATCTGCGGATTTTGCACCTTTTGAGTTTCATGCAATGATTGATGGCAAAGATACCATTGTTGGTGCTGATATTGATATGGTGAATGCTTTAGCGAAAGAACTAGGTATTCCTAAAGTTGAGTTTTCTGATATGGAATTCAATGCCGTTTTAGCTGCTTTGGAACAAGGTCAAGTGGATATTGCTGTCTCTGGTATTTCTGCGACAGAAGAACGTAAGAAATCAATTGATTTTACAATGAATTATTTCTTACCAGAACAAAAAGTAATCGTGCATAAAGATAACTTAGATAAATATAAAGAAGTTAGTGATTTAAGTGGTAAAAAAGTGGGTGCACAAAAAGGTTCGATTCAAGAATCAATTGTAAAAGATCAACTACCAGATTCTCAGATTGTTTCTGTTCCAAAAGTACCTAGTCTAGTTCTTGAATTAAAACAAGGTTCTATTGACGCTTTAGTTGCAGAAAGTGCCGTTGCCGAATCATATGTTGGACAAAATGATGATATCGCAATCGCTGATGTAGCTTTAGAAACAGCGGAAGATGAAGCATACGCAATTGCTTTGCCAAAAGGTAGCACTGAATTACAAGAAGCATTAAATGAGGCGCTACAAAAATTAATTGATGACGGGGAAATTGCTGAGTTTGTCCAAAAAAATACCGATTTAGCAAATGAGAATGCCTCTAAGTAG
- a CDS encoding VOC family protein: MSTMVFVNFPVKDVAASTAFYEKLGFKKNEEFSTEQTSSMVWDDNFWIMLLDHSFYQLFIKDRTIADTKTQSATLIAFSLNSAEEVKNFGKIAEENGGSVYKVDMGIPEDQMYGLEVIDLDGNTLEPTWMQV; encoded by the coding sequence ATGTCTACAATGGTATTTGTCAATTTCCCCGTAAAAGATGTTGCTGCTTCTACAGCTTTTTATGAAAAGTTGGGTTTCAAAAAAAATGAGGAGTTTTCAACTGAACAAACAAGTTCAATGGTTTGGGATGATAATTTCTGGATTATGTTATTAGATCATTCATTTTATCAATTATTCATCAAAGATCGTACAATTGCAGATACAAAAACACAAAGTGCAACGTTAATTGCTTTTTCATTGAATAGTGCCGAAGAAGTTAAAAACTTTGGCAAAATTGCTGAAGAAAATGGTGGTAGTGTTTATAAAGTAGATATGGGCATTCCTGAAGATCAAATGTATGGATTAGAAGTAATCGATTTAGATGGAAATACACTTGAACCAACCTGGATGCAAGTATAA
- a CDS encoding acyl-CoA thioesterase has product MQETYCRLSKVIQTHRIFPFDLNPFGFLFGGKLMTLIDDAASISVTRHCRRGAVTASLDQLNFLKPLHNNHSVCIESYVSGAHNRSMEVFVKVIGEDLVTGERYLAATCFTTFVAVPSHMNEETEFTVPKVIPETEEEQLVCGGYEKRRASRLEERSAYKEFAAKLSIDLPWSE; this is encoded by the coding sequence TTGCAAGAAACTTATTGTCGATTATCGAAAGTTATTCAAACGCATCGTATTTTTCCATTTGATTTGAATCCGTTTGGTTTTTTATTTGGTGGAAAACTAATGACTTTGATTGATGATGCAGCCTCCATTTCAGTTACAAGACATTGTCGAAGAGGCGCGGTAACGGCATCGTTAGACCAGTTGAATTTTTTAAAACCATTACATAATAACCACTCTGTATGTATCGAATCGTATGTGTCTGGAGCACATAATCGATCAATGGAAGTATTTGTCAAAGTAATTGGAGAAGACTTGGTGACTGGTGAACGTTATCTAGCAGCAACGTGTTTTACAACGTTTGTTGCAGTACCTTCGCATATGAATGAAGAAACGGAATTCACTGTTCCAAAAGTAATTCCTGAAACCGAGGAAGAACAATTGGTTTGTGGTGGCTACGAAAAACGTCGAGCTAGTCGCTTAGAAGAACGTAGCGCGTATAAAGAATTCGCTGCTAAATTATCAATTGATTTACCATGGTCAGAATAA
- a CDS encoding acetyl-CoA carboxylase carboxyl transferase subunit alpha — translation MGRPAHEIVQLARAKERLTALDYFERIFDNYQEFHGDRLFADDEAVVGGVALLDDKPVTVIGIQKGRNLPENLKRNFGSPHPEGYRKALRLMKQAEKFNRPVITFVNTAGAFCGIGAEERGEGEAIARNLLEMSDLSVPIIAIIIGEGGSGGALALALGDEVWMMEHSIYAVLSPEGFASILWKDGSRAKEAADLMKITAQELKELGIVERVIPETFRGEPLSEAAIVKRMKSDLIRKLKELSAKDLPELLEARYQRFRKY, via the coding sequence ATGGGTAGACCAGCACATGAAATTGTTCAATTAGCGCGCGCAAAAGAGCGCTTGACTGCATTGGACTACTTTGAACGCATCTTTGACAATTATCAAGAATTTCATGGAGACCGTTTATTTGCAGATGACGAAGCAGTTGTCGGTGGTGTCGCTTTATTAGATGACAAACCTGTCACTGTTATTGGTATTCAAAAAGGACGTAATCTACCTGAAAACTTGAAACGTAATTTTGGTTCACCACACCCTGAAGGTTACCGTAAAGCATTGCGCTTGATGAAACAAGCAGAAAAATTTAATCGACCGGTTATTACTTTTGTAAATACAGCAGGTGCATTTTGTGGAATTGGCGCAGAAGAACGTGGTGAAGGCGAAGCAATTGCTCGTAATTTATTAGAAATGTCAGATTTAAGTGTCCCAATTATTGCCATTATCATAGGTGAAGGTGGTAGTGGGGGTGCCTTAGCATTAGCCTTAGGCGATGAAGTTTGGATGATGGAACATTCAATTTATGCCGTGTTATCTCCAGAGGGATTTGCTTCAATTCTTTGGAAAGATGGTAGTCGTGCCAAAGAAGCAGCTGATTTAATGAAAATCACTGCACAGGAATTAAAAGAATTAGGTATTGTTGAACGTGTGATTCCGGAAACATTTCGTGGTGAGCCTTTGTCAGAAGCTGCAATAGTAAAGCGAATGAAATCAGATTTGATTCGAAAGCTAAAGGAATTATCAGCAAAAGATTTACCAGAATTGTTAGAAGCACGTTATCAACGTTTTAGAAAATATTAA
- the accD gene encoding acetyl-CoA carboxylase, carboxyltransferase subunit beta, with protein sequence MALFKKKKDYIRINPNRDTTPINEPSVPDNMWAKCPSCKHTLYTKEIGAEKVCPNCGYNFRITAWERIALTIDEKSFEEWDTDIETTDPLNFPNYKEKIQQMREKTHLHEAVLTGKAVVLGEEVALGIMDSHFIMGSMGTVVGEKITRLFEKATELNLPVVLFTASGGARMQEGIFSLMQMAKISAAVKRHSNKGLFYLTILTDPTTGGVTASFAMEGDIILAEPQALIGFAGRRVIEQTIKQELPEDFQKAEFLLEHGFVDQIVQRTELRDRIHSLVKMHTMKGWRE encoded by the coding sequence ATGGCATTATTCAAGAAGAAAAAGGATTATATTCGTATTAATCCAAATCGAGACACAACGCCAATCAATGAACCTTCTGTGCCAGATAATATGTGGGCGAAATGTCCAAGTTGTAAACATACCCTTTATACCAAAGAAATTGGGGCAGAAAAAGTCTGCCCTAATTGTGGTTATAATTTCCGTATTACAGCTTGGGAACGAATTGCTTTGACGATTGACGAAAAAAGTTTTGAAGAATGGGATACGGACATTGAAACAACGGATCCGTTAAACTTTCCAAATTACAAAGAAAAAATTCAACAAATGCGTGAAAAAACGCATTTACATGAAGCTGTATTAACCGGCAAAGCAGTTGTTTTAGGTGAAGAAGTTGCTTTAGGAATCATGGATTCTCATTTTATCATGGGAAGTATGGGAACGGTTGTAGGTGAAAAAATTACCCGTTTATTTGAAAAAGCAACTGAATTAAATTTACCCGTTGTTTTGTTCACTGCTTCTGGTGGTGCAAGAATGCAAGAAGGTATTTTTTCATTAATGCAAATGGCAAAAATCTCGGCTGCGGTTAAACGCCACAGTAACAAAGGCTTATTTTATCTAACGATTTTGACTGACCCTACGACGGGTGGTGTAACTGCAAGCTTTGCGATGGAAGGCGATATTATTTTAGCTGAACCACAAGCTTTGATTGGTTTTGCAGGTCGTCGCGTGATTGAGCAAACAATTAAGCAAGAATTACCAGAGGATTTCCAGAAAGCTGAATTCTTATTAGAACATGGCTTTGTTGACCAAATTGTGCAACGTACAGAACTACGTGATCGCATTCATTCTTTGGTAAAAATGCATACGATGAAAGGATGGCGTGAATAA
- a CDS encoding acetyl-CoA carboxylase biotin carboxylase subunit, producing MFSKILIANRGEIAVRIIRACRELGVRTVAVYSEADKNALHAELADEAICIGPAKASDSYLNVQQILSAAIVTKAEAIHPGFGFLSENSRFASMCEECNIVFIGPKSKTIDDMGNKINARRLMIEANVPVIPGSDGAVADVEEALTIAEEIGYPVMLKAAAGGGGKGIRKVLTKEELPQHFSSAQQEAKAAFGNDDMYIEKIVYPARHIEVQILGDNFGNIIHLGERDCSLQRNNQKVLEESPSVVISAEKRQEIGMAAVRAAQAVDYQNAGTIEFLMDEAGSFYFMEMNTRIQVEHPITEMVTGVDLVKKQLEIASGEELGLKQEDIVLKGHAIECRINAENPAFNFAPSPGKIHNLLLPSGGMGLRVDSAMYSGYTIPPYYDSMIAKVIVYGDNRFEALMKMQRALSELVTDGVVTNAEFQLDLISHPKVIAGDYSTAFLQEEFLPNWTPEV from the coding sequence ATGTTTTCAAAGATATTAATTGCAAATCGCGGAGAAATTGCGGTACGTATCATTCGTGCTTGTCGTGAATTAGGCGTACGAACAGTCGCAGTTTACTCAGAAGCAGACAAAAATGCATTACATGCTGAATTAGCAGATGAAGCCATTTGTATTGGCCCTGCTAAAGCTTCCGATTCTTATTTGAACGTGCAACAAATTTTAAGCGCAGCTATTGTAACAAAAGCTGAAGCAATTCATCCTGGTTTTGGATTTCTTTCCGAAAATAGTCGTTTTGCCTCAATGTGTGAAGAGTGCAATATTGTCTTTATTGGACCGAAAAGCAAAACAATTGATGATATGGGAAATAAAATCAATGCACGTCGTTTGATGATTGAAGCCAATGTACCAGTCATTCCAGGTAGTGATGGCGCTGTTGCGGATGTGGAAGAAGCACTGACGATTGCTGAAGAAATTGGCTATCCTGTAATGTTAAAAGCTGCAGCAGGCGGTGGAGGTAAAGGAATTCGTAAAGTTTTAACAAAAGAAGAATTACCTCAACATTTCTCATCTGCACAACAAGAAGCTAAAGCGGCCTTTGGTAACGACGATATGTATATTGAAAAAATCGTATATCCAGCTCGTCATATTGAAGTACAAATTTTAGGTGATAACTTTGGAAATATCATTCATTTAGGCGAACGTGATTGTTCATTGCAACGTAACAATCAAAAAGTTTTAGAAGAATCACCTTCTGTTGTTATTTCTGCTGAAAAGCGTCAAGAAATTGGTATGGCGGCAGTTCGAGCAGCTCAAGCTGTAGATTATCAAAATGCAGGTACCATTGAATTTTTAATGGATGAAGCCGGTTCATTTTACTTTATGGAAATGAATACACGAATTCAAGTAGAACATCCTATTACAGAGATGGTTACTGGTGTGGATCTAGTAAAAAAACAATTGGAAATTGCTAGTGGTGAAGAGCTAGGCTTAAAACAAGAGGATATTGTGTTAAAAGGCCATGCGATTGAATGCCGTATTAATGCCGAAAACCCTGCGTTTAACTTTGCACCATCGCCTGGTAAAATTCATAACTTATTGCTACCAAGTGGTGGGATGGGCTTACGCGTTGACAGTGCGATGTATTCAGGTTATACGATTCCACCATATTATGATTCAATGATTGCAAAAGTTATTGTTTATGGAGATAATCGTTTTGAAGCGTTGATGAAAATGCAACGTGCTCTAAGTGAGTTAGTTACAGATGGTGTTGTGACTAATGCAGAATTTCAACTGGATTTAATTAGTCATCCCAAAGTAATTGCTGGCGATTATAGTACAGCATTCTTACAAGAAGAATTTTTACCAAATTGGACGCCTGAAGTTTAG
- the fabZ gene encoding 3-hydroxyacyl-ACP dehydratase FabZ — MNIQEIKEIIPHRYPMLLIDRVEELVDGERVVAKKNVTINEPFFQGHFPHEPVMPGVLIVEAMAQAGAVALLSLEQFRGKTAYFGGIDKAKFRKKVTPGDTLILEVEIIKVKASAGIGKGVAKVDGKKVAEAELTFMIG; from the coding sequence TTGAATATTCAAGAAATCAAAGAGATTATCCCTCATCGTTATCCGATGTTATTGATTGATCGCGTAGAAGAATTAGTAGACGGCGAACGTGTTGTTGCTAAGAAAAACGTAACAATCAATGAACCATTTTTCCAAGGTCATTTTCCTCACGAACCAGTAATGCCTGGTGTCTTAATTGTTGAAGCGATGGCTCAAGCTGGCGCAGTAGCATTGTTATCATTAGAGCAATTTCGTGGTAAAACAGCTTATTTCGGTGGAATTGATAAAGCAAAATTCCGTAAAAAAGTAACACCAGGAGATACACTAATTCTAGAAGTGGAAATTATCAAAGTAAAAGCTTCTGCTGGAATTGGTAAAGGTGTAGCGAAAGTGGATGGCAAAAAAGTTGCCGAAGCTGAATTAACCTTCATGATTGGATAG
- the accB gene encoding acetyl-CoA carboxylase biotin carboxyl carrier protein, with protein sequence MELNELKDLLSLFDQSTLTEFNLKDGNFELYLNKNSVSRTQNTVPVVQSAPVQQPQVIEAAVQPASAPVQATPAQPVPEVIAGTEIVSPLVGVVYLKPSPDKPNFKQVGDRVQKGEVVCIVEAMKVMNEITSDISGEVVEVLVENEQVVEFNQPLFRVKEG encoded by the coding sequence ATGGAACTGAATGAGTTAAAGGACTTACTTTCTCTTTTTGATCAATCCACATTAACTGAATTTAATCTAAAAGATGGAAATTTCGAATTATATTTAAATAAAAATAGCGTATCACGCACACAAAATACTGTGCCGGTAGTACAATCAGCACCAGTACAACAACCTCAAGTAATTGAAGCAGCTGTTCAACCAGCTTCTGCACCGGTTCAAGCTACACCAGCACAACCAGTGCCAGAAGTAATTGCGGGAACAGAAATTGTTTCACCCCTAGTAGGTGTAGTATACTTAAAACCAAGCCCAGACAAACCAAACTTCAAACAAGTTGGCGATCGTGTCCAAAAAGGCGAAGTTGTTTGTATTGTTGAAGCAATGAAAGTCATGAATGAAATTACAAGTGATATTTCGGGTGAAGTTGTAGAAGTTTTAGTAGAAAACGAACAAGTGGTTGAATTTAACCAACCGCTGTTCCGTGTGAAAGAAGGTTAA
- the fabF gene encoding beta-ketoacyl-ACP synthase II: MNRVVITGYGVVSPIGNDPETFLTSLKEGTNGIGPITKFDAEATGISVAGEVKDFPLEKYFVKKDTKRMDEFSLFGIHAALDAIEMAQLDTKAIDADRFGVMVGSGIGGLPTIQDQVTRMNAKGPKRVSPMFVPMSIVNMVAGNIALRVGARGICTTTVTACASGTHSVGEAFRNIKHGYADVMLAGGSEATICEIGIAGFASLTALTTESDPNKASTPFDKDRSGFVMGEGAGVLLLESLEHALARGANILGEVVGYGANCDAYHMTAPNPDGSGAGKAIKLAMSEAGIEPSEVGYINAHGTSTPANDVSEATAIHYGLGDSYKETYVSSTKSMTGHLLGAAGGVEAVATLLALQHQFIPPNINVTEQDPEIDLNVVINESKPAELTYAMSNSLGFGGHNAVILMKRWEA; the protein is encoded by the coding sequence ATGAATCGAGTAGTAATTACAGGTTATGGTGTCGTTTCACCAATCGGAAATGATCCAGAAACATTCTTAACAAGTTTAAAAGAAGGTACCAATGGAATTGGTCCAATTACAAAATTTGATGCAGAAGCAACAGGAATTTCTGTTGCAGGTGAAGTCAAAGATTTTCCATTAGAAAAATATTTTGTTAAAAAAGATACGAAACGTATGGATGAATTTTCACTTTTCGGTATTCATGCAGCTTTAGATGCCATTGAAATGGCACAACTAGATACGAAAGCGATCGATGCAGATCGTTTTGGTGTGATGGTTGGTTCAGGCATCGGTGGCTTACCAACAATTCAAGATCAAGTAACACGAATGAATGCGAAAGGCCCTAAACGTGTCTCACCCATGTTTGTACCAATGTCAATCGTAAATATGGTTGCTGGAAACATCGCATTACGTGTAGGCGCTAGAGGAATTTGTACTACGACAGTAACTGCATGTGCGTCAGGTACACATTCTGTCGGAGAAGCGTTCCGTAATATCAAACATGGTTATGCAGACGTTATGCTTGCAGGCGGTTCAGAAGCAACGATTTGTGAAATCGGTATTGCTGGATTTGCTTCCTTAACAGCTTTAACAACTGAATCTGATCCGAATAAAGCATCTACACCATTTGATAAAGACCGTAGTGGTTTTGTTATGGGTGAAGGAGCTGGAGTTCTATTATTAGAATCCTTAGAACATGCTCTAGCGCGTGGTGCAAATATTTTAGGTGAAGTTGTAGGCTATGGTGCAAACTGTGATGCGTATCATATGACTGCTCCAAATCCTGATGGTTCAGGTGCAGGTAAAGCGATAAAATTAGCCATGTCAGAGGCAGGGATTGAACCTTCAGAAGTTGGTTATATCAATGCTCATGGTACAAGTACACCAGCTAATGATGTATCAGAAGCAACTGCTATTCATTATGGATTAGGAGATAGTTATAAAGAGACGTATGTAAGTAGTACGAAATCTATGACTGGTCACTTATTAGGAGCAGCTGGTGGAGTGGAAGCCGTTGCGACATTATTAGCGTTACAACATCAATTTATTCCACCCAATATTAATGTGACAGAACAAGATCCAGAAATTGACTTAAACGTTGTGATTAATGAAAGCAAACCTGCAGAATTAACCTATGCGATGAGCAATTCACTTGGTTTTGGTGGTCATAATGCAGTTATTTTGATGAAACGTTGGGAGGCATAA